The following proteins come from a genomic window of Sphingobium cloacae:
- a CDS encoding glutathione S-transferase family protein, with translation MMKLFIGNKAYSSWSLRGWLACKLSGLPFEEVVVPLYDEAWEKRREGDEFAPSSGKVPILWDGDDIVVWDSLAIIEYLNEKSGGDKFWPIDPAARAMARSMAAEMHSSFAALRREHGMNIRQIYDPAPVSEAVEQDMARIMQLWAQARARYGGEGDFLFGAFGAADVMFAPVVTRFITYQLPVARFAQAYMHAIIAHPWMQEWIGGAQAEEWVIDRFEAPPQTL, from the coding sequence ATGATGAAGCTGTTCATTGGCAACAAGGCCTATTCGAGCTGGTCGCTGCGCGGCTGGCTGGCGTGCAAGCTATCGGGCCTGCCCTTCGAGGAGGTGGTCGTCCCCCTCTATGACGAGGCATGGGAAAAGCGGCGCGAAGGCGACGAGTTTGCCCCTTCCTCGGGCAAGGTGCCGATCCTTTGGGACGGCGACGACATCGTCGTGTGGGACAGTCTGGCCATCATCGAATATCTCAACGAGAAATCGGGTGGCGACAAATTCTGGCCCATCGATCCCGCCGCGCGCGCCATGGCCCGTTCCATGGCGGCGGAAATGCACAGCAGCTTCGCCGCCCTGCGCCGTGAGCACGGCATGAACATCCGCCAGATCTACGACCCGGCCCCGGTGTCGGAAGCCGTGGAACAGGACATGGCGCGCATCATGCAGCTTTGGGCGCAGGCCCGCGCCCGCTATGGCGGCGAAGGCGATTTCCTGTTCGGGGCGTTCGGCGCGGCGGACGTGATGTTTGCGCCGGTGGTGACGCGCTTCATCACCTATCAGCTTCCCGTCGCCCGCTTCGCGCAGGCCTATATGCACGCGATCATCGCGCATCCGTGGATGCAGGAATGGATCGGCGGCGCGCAGGCGGAAGAATGGGTGATCGACCGCTTCGAAGCGCCGCCGCAAACCTTGTGA
- a CDS encoding group III truncated hemoglobin: MAGLRMDESGLGRLVDAFYARIREDEALGPIFNDAVEDWPEHIEKLTAFWSSVMLASGRYKGQPVPAHNKHRERISPALFDRWLALWARTTDEMMEPQAARALQDKAARIAESLQLALFFRLDRTDSPGCVAALP; encoded by the coding sequence ATGGCCGGGTTGCGGATGGATGAAAGCGGATTGGGACGACTGGTCGACGCTTTCTATGCGCGGATCAGGGAGGATGAGGCGCTAGGCCCCATCTTCAACGACGCCGTGGAGGACTGGCCGGAGCATATCGAGAAGCTGACCGCTTTCTGGTCGTCGGTCATGCTGGCGAGCGGGCGTTACAAGGGTCAGCCGGTTCCCGCGCATAACAAGCATCGCGAACGGATCAGCCCGGCGCTGTTCGACCGCTGGCTGGCTTTATGGGCGCGCACGACCGACGAGATGATGGAACCGCAAGCCGCGCGCGCGTTGCAGGACAAGGCGGCCCGGATCGCCGAAAGCCTGCAACTGGCGCTGTTCTTCCGATTGGATCGCACGGATTCTCCTGGGTGCGTGGCGGCACTGCCATGA
- a CDS encoding DUF1971 domain-containing protein codes for MAIPLPYRSTPVFDQDSLPAALRSNHATKAKVWGVIRVIEGRLKLTCLDPFSERMLDPDHAAVLQPRQVHFVTPEGAMKMRIDFYDQPPGG; via the coding sequence GTGGCGATCCCGCTGCCCTATCGGTCGACGCCGGTATTCGATCAGGACAGCCTTCCCGCGGCATTGCGCAGCAACCATGCGACGAAGGCCAAGGTCTGGGGCGTGATCCGGGTGATCGAGGGACGGCTGAAGCTGACCTGCCTCGATCCTTTTTCCGAGCGGATGCTGGACCCCGATCATGCGGCGGTGTTGCAGCCCCGACAGGTGCATTTCGTCACGCCCGAAGGCGCGATGAAGATGCGGATCGATTTCTACGACCAGCCGCCCGGCGGCTGA
- the hmpA gene encoding NO-inducible flavohemoprotein, translated as MSQTLNEQTIALVKATVPALEAHGLDIVHEMYGRMFQNPDIRDLFNQSHHGDAGSQPRALTGAILAYASNIDNLGALAPAVERIAQKHVGLQILPEHYPHVAEALLGAIKAVLGDAATDEILAAWGEAYWFLANILIAREKRVYEEQKGAEGGWNGWREFRVERVVRESSVIRSFILRPADGGPVIRHKAGQYLTFWFEIPGHPPVKRNYSISDAANGETYRISVKREPMGLASGWLHDHVTEGTILKVAPPAGEFFLAEHPERPAVLLSGGVGLTPMVAMLETIASRHPQLPTWYIHGTHDRETHAMRDHVRAVAAKGSAIKVVDFHQTPLAGEVAGQDYDYPGIVTDEWLIANTPVGEADYYICGPRPFLRAAVSALSLAGVEAGRIHYEFFGPADELLAA; from the coding sequence ATGTCGCAGACGTTGAATGAGCAGACCATTGCACTCGTCAAGGCCACCGTTCCCGCGCTGGAAGCGCATGGGCTGGACATCGTGCACGAAATGTATGGGCGCATGTTCCAGAACCCCGACATCCGCGACCTGTTCAACCAGTCGCATCATGGCGACGCCGGGTCGCAGCCTCGCGCGCTGACGGGCGCGATCCTCGCCTATGCCAGCAATATCGACAATCTGGGCGCTCTGGCCCCCGCCGTCGAGCGGATCGCGCAGAAGCATGTGGGCCTGCAGATTTTGCCGGAGCATTATCCGCATGTCGCCGAGGCGCTGCTGGGCGCGATCAAGGCGGTACTGGGCGACGCGGCGACCGATGAGATATTGGCCGCATGGGGCGAGGCTTACTGGTTCCTCGCCAACATCCTGATCGCGCGGGAAAAGCGCGTCTATGAGGAGCAGAAGGGGGCCGAAGGCGGCTGGAACGGCTGGCGCGAGTTCCGCGTCGAACGGGTGGTTCGCGAAAGCAGCGTCATCCGGTCCTTCATACTGCGTCCGGCCGACGGAGGGCCGGTGATCCGGCACAAGGCGGGGCAATATCTGACCTTCTGGTTCGAGATTCCGGGACATCCTCCGGTCAAGCGCAACTATTCCATTTCGGACGCGGCCAATGGCGAAACCTATCGCATTTCGGTGAAGCGCGAGCCGATGGGGCTGGCTTCGGGATGGCTGCACGACCATGTAACAGAGGGAACGATCCTGAAAGTCGCGCCACCGGCGGGCGAGTTCTTCCTGGCCGAGCATCCGGAGCGTCCGGCGGTACTGCTGTCGGGCGGGGTCGGACTGACGCCGATGGTCGCGATGCTGGAGACGATCGCATCGCGCCATCCGCAGCTTCCCACATGGTACATCCATGGCACGCATGACCGCGAAACCCATGCGATGCGCGACCATGTGCGCGCCGTCGCGGCGAAAGGGAGCGCGATCAAGGTCGTGGATTTCCACCAGACGCCGCTGGCCGGGGAAGTGGCCGGGCAGGATTATGACTATCCGGGGATCGTCACCGACGAATGGCTGATCGCCAACACGCCGGTGGGCGAGGCGGATTATTATATCTGCGGGCCGCGTCCCTTCCTGCGCGCCGCCGTTTCCGCGCTGTCGCTCGCCGGCGTGGAAGCGGGGCGCATCCATTATGAATTCTTCGGGCCGGCGGACGAATTGCTCGCCGCCTAG
- the ndk gene encoding nucleoside-diphosphate kinase — protein sequence MAVTRTFSIIKPDATRRNLTGAVTKKLEEAGLRVVASKRIRMSREQAEGFYAVHKERPFFADLVAFMISGPVVVQVLEGEDAVKRNRDIMGATNPANADEGTIRKEYAESIEANSVHGSDSEENAAIEIAYFFKPEEIVG from the coding sequence ATGGCCGTCACGCGCACCTTTTCGATCATCAAGCCCGATGCGACCCGTCGCAACCTGACGGGCGCCGTCACCAAGAAGCTGGAGGAAGCGGGCCTGCGCGTCGTCGCATCGAAGCGCATCCGCATGAGCCGCGAACAGGCCGAAGGCTTCTACGCGGTCCACAAGGAACGCCCCTTCTTCGCCGATCTGGTCGCCTTCATGATCTCCGGCCCGGTCGTCGTGCAGGTGCTGGAAGGCGAGGACGCCGTGAAACGCAACCGCGACATCATGGGCGCCACCAACCCGGCCAATGCCGACGAAGGCACGATCCGCAAGGAATATGCCGAATCGATCGAAGCCAATTCGGTGCATGGTTCGGACAGCGAGGAAAACGCCGCGATCGAGATCGCCTATTTCTTCAAGCCGGAAGAGATCGTCGGCTGA
- a CDS encoding DNA polymerase III subunit chi: MQVDFYQLSRDPVEQVLPAIAARVLDLGERLLVVADEPEKLARISAGLWSGPPESYLAHGRAGEGREYVQPILLSHACAADNGARHVALADGRWRDEALGFDRAFHFFDADTIEAARESWRTLAKREGVEPRFWRQDGRKWIRVA, translated from the coding sequence ATGCAGGTCGATTTCTACCAGTTGAGCCGCGATCCCGTGGAACAGGTGCTGCCCGCCATCGCGGCGCGTGTCCTGGACCTGGGGGAGCGGCTGCTGGTAGTGGCCGATGAGCCGGAAAAGCTGGCACGGATTTCCGCCGGGCTTTGGAGCGGGCCGCCCGAGAGCTACCTTGCGCATGGCCGCGCCGGGGAGGGGCGGGAGTATGTCCAGCCCATCCTGCTGTCTCACGCCTGCGCGGCGGATAATGGCGCGCGGCATGTGGCGCTGGCGGACGGCCGGTGGCGGGACGAGGCGCTGGGGTTCGATCGCGCCTTCCACTTCTTCGATGCCGACACGATCGAGGCGGCGCGGGAAAGCTGGCGGACGCTGGCGAAGCGGGAAGGGGTGGAACCCCGCTTCTGGCGGCAGGACGGGCGCAAATGGATTCGCGTGGCCTGA
- a CDS encoding leucyl aminopeptidase → MDIAFSSSRPDADTLVLAVSKGPVEALPLAASSTLTAGAAAARFTGEAGTSFESFAEEGGKVLRVVLLGIGAGGEADLERAGGALTAKLATSGAVHAAVEFPAGVSGKDAARLAYGALLRGWRIDTYRTRQPEKAKPTLQTITVVAADAGAEWERLSAVAAGVAFTRELVSEPANILYPESFVERCRHLEELGVKVTVLDKAAMTELGMGALLGVAQGSMREPRLLALEWDGTGGAQKKPVVFVGKGVTFDTGGISIKPAAGMEDMKWDMGGAGAVAGAIKALAGRKAKARVVGICGLVENMPDGAAQRPGDIVTSMSGQTIEVLNTDAEGRLVLCDAVTWAQKTYDPEVLVDLATLTGAMIVSLGSEYAGIFSNDDGLADDLVAAGKAVGDPLWRFPLSDAYNKLIDSPIADMKNIGPRFAGSITAAQFIKRFVDDGVKWAHLDIAGMVWADKPGPVWDKGATGYGVRLIDRLVADKFEG, encoded by the coding sequence ATGGATATCGCATTCAGCTCCTCCCGCCCCGACGCCGATACGCTGGTGTTGGCCGTATCGAAGGGCCCGGTCGAAGCTTTGCCGTTGGCGGCATCGTCCACATTGACGGCCGGAGCCGCCGCGGCGCGCTTCACCGGCGAAGCGGGGACGAGCTTCGAGAGCTTCGCGGAGGAAGGCGGCAAGGTGCTGCGCGTCGTCCTGCTGGGAATCGGCGCGGGCGGCGAGGCCGATCTGGAACGGGCGGGCGGCGCGCTGACGGCGAAGCTGGCGACCAGCGGCGCGGTTCATGCCGCCGTCGAGTTTCCGGCGGGCGTTTCGGGCAAGGATGCGGCGCGGCTGGCTTACGGCGCTTTGCTGCGCGGCTGGCGGATCGATACCTATCGCACGCGCCAGCCGGAAAAGGCGAAGCCCACGCTCCAGACGATCACGGTCGTTGCCGCCGATGCCGGGGCGGAGTGGGAAAGGCTGTCCGCCGTCGCGGCGGGCGTCGCCTTCACCCGCGAACTGGTGTCCGAACCGGCCAACATCCTCTATCCGGAAAGCTTCGTCGAACGCTGCCGGCATCTGGAGGAACTGGGCGTCAAGGTCACCGTGCTCGACAAGGCGGCGATGACGGAACTCGGCATGGGCGCGTTGCTGGGCGTGGCGCAGGGGTCCATGCGCGAGCCGCGCCTGCTGGCGCTGGAATGGGACGGCACGGGCGGCGCCCAGAAGAAGCCCGTGGTGTTCGTCGGCAAGGGCGTGACCTTCGATACCGGCGGCATTTCCATCAAGCCCGCGGCGGGCATGGAGGACATGAAGTGGGACATGGGCGGCGCGGGCGCGGTCGCGGGCGCGATCAAGGCGCTGGCGGGGCGCAAGGCGAAGGCGCGGGTCGTCGGCATTTGCGGCCTGGTCGAAAATATGCCGGACGGCGCGGCGCAGCGGCCCGGCGACATCGTGACCTCTATGTCCGGCCAGACCATCGAGGTGCTCAACACCGATGCCGAAGGACGGCTGGTGCTGTGCGATGCAGTGACATGGGCGCAAAAGACCTACGATCCCGAGGTGCTGGTCGACCTAGCCACGCTGACGGGCGCGATGATCGTGTCGCTGGGCAGCGAATATGCGGGCATCTTCTCCAATGACGACGGCCTCGCCGACGATCTGGTCGCGGCCGGCAAGGCGGTGGGCGATCCGCTGTGGCGCTTCCCGCTGTCGGATGCCTATAACAAGCTGATCGACAGCCCGATCGCCGACATGAAGAATATCGGGCCGCGCTTTGCCGGGTCGATCACGGCGGCGCAGTTCATCAAGCGGTTCGTCGACGATGGCGTCAAATGGGCGCATCTCGACATTGCCGGCATGGTGTGGGCCGACAAGCCCGGTCCGGTGTGGGACAAGGGCGCGACCGGCTATGGCGTGCGGCTGATCGACCGTTTGGTGGCGGACAAGTTCGAAGGCTGA
- a CDS encoding LPS-assembly protein LptD: MLALSAQAMAQQLNEPQAPISAPDAPVPATDDEIGFAADSLVYDSDTEIVTASGNVQLLREGNRLRADKVVWNRNTGQVVAQGHVSVTDPEGNTAYGDRFDVTDTLKDGAVDNMLLVLEQGGRLAAAKGERVNGVYTLHKAAYTGCSVEDSDGCPKEPTWQINAVKVTYDPNRQRVTYNRATIELFGLPLIPLPGLSHPVGDNGGTGLLIPNIRYDRTNGFEVALPYYFKLAPNRDLTVTPHVYSDTLPMLETNFRHLWDRGAYQITGYVTHGRRVGIGERLPGGGISTANSQKDLRGYFDASGGMQLTPEWSVNGSLRVATDRTFLRRYDISRDDRLRSTLGVQRIGTNSYFSLAGWAVQTLRAGDPQGQTPIALPVMDYRLRMADPLLGGRIQLQANTLAITRTHGQDTQRAFAAFEWNLRKLTGMGQEVNFTTYLRGDVYHSSDNLLTSVESYRGRPGWQARGIAAAAIDVRWPFIGEAFGGVQRITPRIQVVAAPRLANLSVPNEDARAVDLEDSNLFALNRFAGYDRFEDSTRITYGLEYSLTLPDFALESIVGQSYRLNSRESILPDGTGLSDRTSDIVGRTTARFKDFISLTHRFRLDKDNLAIRRNEIDATVGSRKTYVMLGYLRLNRDIDDTLEDLRDREELRLGARVQFAKFWSVFGSTVIDLTDAKEDPFSLADGYEPVRHRLGIAYEDDCLTLGLTWRRDYQTTGDARKGNAFQLRLAFRNIGI; encoded by the coding sequence ATGCTGGCCCTGTCCGCGCAGGCCATGGCGCAGCAGCTCAACGAACCGCAGGCGCCGATCAGCGCGCCCGACGCGCCGGTGCCAGCAACCGATGACGAGATTGGCTTCGCCGCGGACTCGCTGGTCTATGACAGCGATACGGAAATCGTGACCGCCAGCGGCAATGTGCAGCTTCTGCGCGAAGGCAACCGGCTGCGCGCGGACAAGGTGGTGTGGAACCGCAACACGGGCCAGGTGGTGGCGCAGGGCCATGTTTCCGTCACCGATCCGGAAGGCAATACGGCCTATGGCGACCGTTTCGACGTCACCGATACGCTGAAGGACGGCGCGGTCGACAACATGCTGCTGGTGCTGGAACAGGGCGGCCGCCTCGCCGCTGCCAAGGGCGAGCGCGTCAACGGCGTCTATACGCTGCACAAGGCCGCCTATACCGGCTGTTCGGTCGAGGATAGCGACGGCTGCCCCAAGGAGCCCACATGGCAGATCAATGCCGTGAAAGTGACCTACGACCCCAATCGCCAGCGCGTGACCTATAACCGCGCGACGATCGAGCTGTTCGGCTTGCCGCTGATCCCGCTGCCCGGCCTGTCGCATCCGGTGGGCGACAATGGCGGCACGGGCCTGCTCATCCCCAATATCCGCTACGACCGCACCAACGGCTTCGAAGTCGCGCTGCCCTATTATTTCAAGCTCGCGCCCAATCGCGACCTGACCGTCACGCCTCATGTCTATTCCGACACGCTGCCGATGCTGGAAACCAATTTCCGGCACCTGTGGGACCGGGGCGCTTACCAGATCACCGGCTATGTCACCCATGGCCGGCGCGTCGGCATCGGCGAGAGGCTGCCGGGCGGAGGCATCAGCACGGCCAATTCGCAAAAGGACCTGCGCGGCTATTTCGACGCCAGCGGCGGCATGCAGCTGACGCCGGAATGGAGCGTCAACGGATCGCTGCGGGTGGCGACCGACCGCACTTTCCTGCGCCGCTACGACATCAGCCGGGACGACCGGCTGCGTTCAACCCTGGGCGTGCAGCGGATCGGGACCAACAGCTATTTCTCGCTGGCGGGCTGGGCGGTCCAGACGTTGCGCGCGGGCGACCCGCAGGGGCAGACGCCCATCGCGCTGCCCGTCATGGACTATCGCCTGCGGATGGCCGATCCCCTGCTGGGCGGCCGCATCCAGTTGCAGGCAAACACGCTGGCCATCACCCGCACCCACGGGCAGGACACGCAGCGCGCCTTCGCCGCGTTCGAATGGAATCTCCGCAAGCTGACCGGCATGGGGCAGGAGGTGAACTTCACCACCTATCTGCGCGGCGACGTCTATCACAGCAGCGACAACCTGCTGACCAGCGTGGAGAGCTATCGCGGCCGTCCGGGCTGGCAGGCCCGCGGCATCGCCGCCGCCGCCATCGACGTGCGCTGGCCCTTCATCGGCGAAGCGTTCGGCGGGGTGCAGCGGATCACGCCGCGCATCCAGGTCGTTGCCGCGCCGCGCCTGGCGAATCTGTCCGTCCCCAATGAAGACGCCCGCGCCGTCGACCTGGAGGACAGCAACCTCTTCGCGCTCAACCGCTTCGCGGGCTATGACCGTTTCGAGGATTCGACCCGCATCACCTATGGCCTCGAATACAGCCTGACCCTGCCCGATTTTGCGCTGGAAAGCATCGTCGGCCAGAGCTATCGCCTCAACAGCCGGGAAAGCATCCTCCCCGACGGCACGGGCCTGTCGGACCGCACCTCCGACATCGTGGGGCGCACCACCGCCCGCTTCAAGGATTTCATCAGCCTGACCCACCGTTTCCGGCTGGACAAGGACAATCTGGCCATCCGCCGCAATGAGATCGACGCGACCGTCGGCAGCCGCAAGACCTATGTCATGCTGGGCTATCTGCGGCTGAACCGCGACATCGACGACACGCTGGAGGATTTGCGCGACCGTGAGGAACTGCGGCTGGGCGCACGCGTCCAGTTCGCCAAATTCTGGTCTGTGTTCGGATCGACGGTGATCGACCTGACCGACGCGAAGGAGGACCCGTTCAGCCTGGCCGACGGCTATGAGCCCGTGCGGCACCGGCTCGGCATCGCTTATGAGGACGACTGCCTGACGCTGGGCCTCACCTGGCGGCGCGATTATCAGACGACCGGTGACGCCCGAAAGGGCAACGCCTTCCAACTGCGTCTGGCTTTTCGCAATATTGGCATATAA
- a CDS encoding peptidylprolyl isomerase, with product MHSVSLSNRISRTIGFGARALLLSTAVSAMALSSTSAQTVGDDDMIASHQLNLPQDMTVFGKSDPNVRKATAIVNGRIITGTDVDQRLALIIAANGGKVSDEEKERLRVQVLRNLIDETLQIQEAAANDIRVAKEEIDESYQRVAANFRQSPAQFDQYLRAQGSSAASIKRQIEGEMAWSRLLRRNIQPFVNVSEEEVKSVVDRLNASKGADEFRIGEIYLSSTPENMAQIEANARNIIEQIKQGGSFQAYARQFSEASTAAVGGDLGWVRPGQLPDALAQAANEMQVGQLAGPIAVPGGVSILYVMDKRKVLTADPRDSLLSLKQLSVSFPAGTTKEQASQKAGAFAAAVKDIKGCGQANELGAKIGAEVIDNDNVKVRDLPPQLQEILLGLQVGEATPPFGSINDGVRVLILCGRDDASAGGAPNADQIMAQMEEERVNKRARIYLRDLRRDAIIEYN from the coding sequence ATGCATTCTGTTTCCCTGTCGAACCGCATCAGCCGGACCATTGGTTTTGGAGCGCGCGCGCTTTTGCTGTCCACCGCCGTATCTGCGATGGCGCTGTCGAGCACGTCGGCGCAGACGGTAGGCGATGACGACATGATCGCGTCGCATCAACTCAACCTGCCGCAGGACATGACCGTCTTCGGCAAGAGCGATCCCAATGTCCGAAAGGCGACGGCCATCGTCAACGGCCGCATCATCACCGGCACGGACGTGGACCAGCGCCTCGCGCTCATCATCGCGGCCAATGGCGGCAAGGTGTCGGACGAAGAGAAGGAAAGGCTGCGCGTCCAGGTGCTCCGCAACCTGATCGACGAAACGCTCCAGATCCAGGAAGCCGCCGCCAACGACATCCGCGTGGCGAAGGAGGAGATCGACGAAAGCTATCAGCGGGTCGCGGCCAATTTCCGCCAGTCGCCCGCGCAGTTCGATCAGTATCTGCGCGCGCAGGGCAGTTCCGCCGCGAGCATCAAGCGCCAGATCGAAGGCGAAATGGCGTGGAGCCGCCTGCTCCGCCGCAACATCCAGCCCTTCGTCAATGTGAGCGAGGAGGAAGTGAAGTCGGTCGTGGACCGGTTGAACGCCTCCAAGGGCGCCGATGAATTCCGCATCGGCGAAATCTACCTGTCCTCCACGCCCGAAAACATGGCGCAGATCGAAGCGAACGCCCGCAACATCATCGAACAGATCAAGCAGGGCGGCAGTTTCCAGGCCTATGCCCGCCAGTTTTCCGAAGCCTCCACGGCGGCGGTCGGCGGCGATCTGGGCTGGGTCCGTCCGGGCCAGCTCCCCGACGCGCTGGCGCAGGCGGCCAATGAAATGCAGGTGGGCCAGCTTGCCGGCCCCATCGCGGTGCCGGGCGGCGTGTCGATCCTCTATGTGATGGACAAGCGCAAGGTGCTGACCGCCGATCCGCGCGATTCGCTGCTCAGCCTGAAACAATTGTCCGTCTCCTTCCCCGCCGGCACCACGAAGGAGCAGGCAAGCCAGAAGGCGGGAGCCTTCGCCGCCGCCGTCAAGGACATCAAGGGCTGCGGTCAGGCCAATGAACTGGGCGCGAAGATCGGCGCCGAGGTCATCGACAATGACAATGTGAAGGTGCGCGACCTGCCGCCGCAGTTGCAGGAAATCCTGCTTGGCCTTCAGGTCGGCGAGGCCACTCCGCCCTTCGGTTCCATCAACGACGGCGTGCGCGTCCTGATCCTGTGCGGCCGCGACGACGCCAGCGCGGGCGGCGCACCCAATGCCGACCAGATCATGGCGCAGATGGAAGAGGAACGGGTCAACAAGCGCGCGCGCATCTATCTGCGCGACCTGCGACGCGATGCCATTATCGAATATAACTGA
- the pdxA gene encoding 4-hydroxythreonine-4-phosphate dehydrogenase PdxA: protein MPLSNITDPAALPPFAVSLGDPAGIGPEIVAKSWVMREARGLPPFFAVGDAASLRAVWLGPIAAVSTPEEAMQAFGSALPCLQVAEAGEIVPGTPSIDGARTALQALEVAVGLARTGSAAGIVTAPVGKEQLYGVGFAHPGQTEFIAERCGVAPHNAVMMLAGPSLKVVPVTIHIPLANVSDALTIDLIRARALTSVKGLQRNFGIARPRLIVAGLNPHAGEGGALGREEIEIIGPAIESLRAEGLDIKGPFAADGLFHSRARETYDAALCMYHDQALIPLKTLHFDDGVNMTLGLPIVRTSPDHGTAFGIAGKDSANPGAMMAALKMAAEAARARIAHDN from the coding sequence ATGCCATTATCGAATATAACTGATCCCGCCGCTCTCCCGCCCTTCGCCGTTTCGCTCGGCGATCCGGCGGGGATCGGACCGGAAATCGTCGCCAAGAGCTGGGTCATGCGCGAGGCGCGCGGCCTGCCGCCTTTCTTCGCGGTGGGCGATGCCGCCTCCCTTCGCGCGGTGTGGCTCGGCCCCATCGCGGCCGTCAGCACGCCGGAGGAAGCCATGCAGGCCTTCGGTTCCGCCCTTCCCTGCCTTCAGGTGGCCGAAGCGGGAGAGATCGTTCCGGGCACGCCCAGCATCGACGGCGCCCGCACCGCGCTTCAGGCGCTGGAGGTCGCCGTCGGTCTTGCCCGTACTGGCTCCGCGGCGGGGATCGTCACCGCGCCGGTCGGCAAGGAACAGCTTTACGGCGTCGGCTTCGCCCATCCGGGGCAAACCGAATTCATTGCCGAACGCTGCGGCGTGGCTCCCCATAATGCCGTCATGATGCTGGCCGGGCCATCCCTCAAGGTCGTTCCCGTCACCATCCACATCCCTCTGGCGAACGTGTCCGACGCCCTCACGATCGACCTCATCCGTGCCCGCGCGCTCACCTCCGTCAAGGGGTTGCAGCGCAATTTCGGTATCGCCCGCCCCCGCCTCATCGTCGCGGGGCTCAATCCCCATGCGGGCGAAGGCGGCGCGCTGGGCCGGGAAGAAATCGAGATCATCGGTCCCGCCATCGAATCGCTTCGGGCCGAAGGGCTGGACATCAAGGGGCCTTTCGCCGCCGACGGACTGTTTCATTCGCGCGCGCGGGAAACCTATGACGCGGCGCTTTGCATGTATCACGATCAGGCGCTGATCCCCCTCAAGACGCTGCATTTCGACGATGGGGTGAACATGACGCTGGGCCTGCCCATCGTCCGAACCTCGCCCGATCACGGCACCGCCTTTGGCATAGCGGGCAAGGACAGCGCCAATCCCGGCGCGATGATGGCCGCGCTCAAAATGGCCGCCGAAGCCGCCCGCGCCCGCATCGCGCATGACAACTGA
- the rsmA gene encoding 16S rRNA (adenine(1518)-N(6)/adenine(1519)-N(6))-dimethyltransferase RsmA gives MTTELRPSLPPLRDVIAAHGLQASKALGQNFLLDEQLLDRIAAIPGPLKGERAFEVGPGPGGLTRAILRTGARLVAVERDSRCLPALAELETAFPGQLRVIPGDAMEIDARAEAGDGAHVIANLPYNVGTALLVGWLSAGWSPLPWWSSLTLMFQMEVAERIVAKPGGDHYGRLAVLGQWRSDARIAMKVHRSAFTPPPKVMSAVVHITPKPAPEGVQLKHLERLTAAAFGQRRKMLRQSLKGLPGALDALEALGIDPQRRAETVSVEEFVAAARHLGEAAA, from the coding sequence ATGACAACTGAGCTTCGCCCGTCCCTGCCGCCGCTGCGCGACGTCATCGCCGCGCACGGGCTTCAGGCGAGCAAGGCGCTGGGCCAGAATTTCCTGCTGGACGAACAGCTTCTGGACCGCATTGCCGCCATCCCCGGCCCGCTGAAAGGCGAGCGGGCTTTCGAAGTCGGCCCCGGTCCCGGCGGCCTGACCCGCGCCATCCTGCGGACGGGCGCGCGGCTGGTCGCGGTGGAGCGGGATTCGCGTTGCCTTCCTGCCCTCGCCGAACTGGAAACGGCCTTCCCCGGTCAGCTTCGCGTGATCCCGGGCGACGCGATGGAAATCGACGCCCGCGCCGAAGCGGGCGATGGCGCCCATGTCATCGCCAACCTGCCCTATAATGTCGGGACGGCCCTGCTGGTCGGTTGGCTGTCGGCGGGATGGAGCCCGTTGCCTTGGTGGTCGTCCCTGACCCTGATGTTCCAGATGGAGGTGGCCGAAAGGATCGTCGCGAAACCGGGCGGCGACCATTATGGCCGCCTGGCCGTGCTGGGTCAGTGGCGTTCCGACGCGCGCATCGCGATGAAGGTGCATCGCAGCGCCTTCACCCCTCCGCCCAAGGTCATGTCGGCGGTCGTCCACATCACCCCCAAGCCAGCGCCGGAAGGGGTGCAGCTCAAGCATCTCGAACGCTTGACCGCCGCCGCCTTCGGCCAGCGCCGCAAGATGCTGCGCCAGAGCCTGAAGGGACTGCCCGGTGCGCTGGACGCGCTGGAAGCCTTGGGTATCGACCCGCAACGCCGCGCCGAAACGGTGAGCGTCGAGGAATTTGTCGCAGCCGCCCGCCATCTGGGCGAGGCGGCCGCCTGA